GAATCCGGAAAATATGACGGACAAGCAATTATCGCGTTTCAGAAAAATTCAAGAACTTAACCTTATCACTTCCCAGGCTTGGGCGGCCAAAGAGAACTTCAAAGAATTCTTTAGGAGTGAAACAATAAATGATGCGAAATTCTTTTTTGCGGAATGGTATCAGGATATTAAGGGACGTTCTTTAAATAAAATGATTAAAGTAGCAAAAATGCTCATTGCTCATTCAGATGGCTTATTAAACTATATAAGATATCAGATAGATAATTCAGTAGCCGAATGGTTGAACGGCAAGATACAGGAGATAAAAACAGTTGGTAGAGGCTTTAGAAAATTTGAAAATTTTAGGATAGCAATACTTTTCTTTCTTGGTAAATTAGACCTTTTTCCACAGGAATCCCAGTAGAGCCAGAAATGTTTTTGCTTGCTGCTATGCTGTACTTGAATTAAAAATTATCACGCGGAGCGGGAGGCTGTGCCCGAAATAGTAGAGCGCCGGTTTGCTAAACTTGCGTCTTACATGTTAAATAATTTTCTGCGATGATTGGCGTAATCTGATAAAAAATTACTTTGCGCGCGTTGCGGTTGATTTTGGTTGCGGCTGCGCTGCATTAGTGTGAGCTCATTAGTTCTAAAAATTCATCCATTTTTTTAATGTCCACATTCTCTAATATTTTGTTTATTTTTCCGTAAACCTCTTCCCAGTAATAGGGATCGGCTACATGGCGCTCTTTAACCGCCAGGAAATCATGGCTGGTTAATTCATATTTGTTTAACAGATGCCGAACGAAAATGGCCTTTTGTTGCTGTGGAATACTGGCGTATTGAATGATCAGTATTTTTGCAGTGATTTGCGCAAACTGATCTTTGTCGATCTCATTGTTTGCTTTTGGCGTACAGCTAACGGTCAATAAAAATGCAGCCAGCAAAAAGAGTAGAATTTTTTTCATAATATTTGAACTCAATCCCTGTGTAAAGCGTAAATTTTTTTATTAATTTAAGCGTTAAAGAGAATGAGAGCAACAATTACATTGGGCTTGAAACTTGATATTATAATCTTTACCTTAAAACTTATTTACTGCTGGAGGATTTAGCATGCAACGTATGCATTTGATAATACTTATTCTTTTAACCGCTCTCTCCATGGCATTCGCTCAGTTCGGCCAGAACAAAGTGCAATATAAAAATTTCAAGTGGTATTATATCCAGTCCGAGCATTTTGATGTCTATTTTTATAAAGGTGGTTATCGGTTGGCAACCTATGTGGCCAATATTGCCGAGAGCTCGTATGTGGATTTGCGTCAGGACTTTGATTATGAGCTTTCCAAACGAGTTATGATCATAGTTTACAACTCTCATAACGATTTTCAACAAACCAATGTGATCGATCAGTTTTTGCCGGAGGGCGTTGGCGGCGTAACGGAGCTTTATAAAAATCGTGTGGTATTGCCTTTCGAAGGTTCCTATGCGCAATTGCAGCACGTTGTACATCACGAATTGGTGCACGCCGTAATGAACGACATGCTGTACGGCGGTTCGCTGCAGTCGATCATTTCCGGGCAGGTGGTGCCCGTTCCCACCTGGTTTGCCGAAGGCCTGGCCGAATATTTTTCAATAGAGTGGGATACGCGCGCCGATATGATCATCCGCGATGCAACCATCTCCGGCTATCTACCGCCCATCGAATATTTAAGTTACTACCTGGCCTATCAGGGCGGACAGAGTTTGTTCCGCTACATTGCCGAAAAGTACGGGCAGCAGAAACTCAGTGAGATTTTACATAAAATTAAAGGCAGTTTTCGTTTTGACGGCGCCTTTAAATCGGCCCTGGGCATTGACTTAAAAGAATTATCCGAAGAGTGGCAAAAGGCCATGCGTAAAGAGTACTGGCCCGATATTGCCAATCGTAAAGAAGCCGGCGATTTTGCGCGACAGCTAACCGATCATAAAAAGAAAAAACATTATTTGAATAGCAGCCCAACTCTTTCTCCGCGTGGCGATAAAATGGTGTACCTGTCCGATCGCGACGGAAAGCAATCGATCTATTTAATGGATGTACTGGAAAACAAAGTCGTCAAACGCTTAATCAAAGGCGAGTCTTCTACGAACTTTGAAGAGCTGAAATGGCTTACGCCGGGCATGGGCTGGTCGCCCGATAGTAAAAAGATTGTCTTTGCTGCCAAGGCCGGCGACAGAGATGCGCTTTACATTTATGATCTGGAAAAAGACAAATTCATCCAGCACAAATTTGACTTTGACGGTATCTACTCTACATCCTGGTCGCCGAACAGCGACGAAATTGCTTTTGTGGGAAATATGAACGGTGAAAGCGATATTTACATCTTTGATCTGAAGGATGAGTCTATAAAAAAGGTGACCAATGATATTTTCTCGGATAGTTATCCCGAATGGTCGCCCGATGGTCGGCAGATCATTTTCGTTTCGGATCGGGGGAATTTTGTGAATCCGGACTCCATTCCGCCCGATTATGATATTACTCAACACAATTACCGGAACACAGATATTTACATCGTTGATAAAAACGGCGGGAAAATACGCAGGGTGACCAATACGCCCTTTCGTGAAAGCGACCCCATTTTTGCGCCGGACGGCAAAACCGTTTTTTACGTGAGCGATCGAAACGGAATTTATAATATTTACCGCCACGATCTGGAAACAGACAGCAGTTGGGCCGTTTCTAATTTATTAACCGGCGCCTTCCAGCTTTCTATGGACCGCGACGGGAAACAATTGGTCTTCGCTTCTTTTGAAGAAGGCGGATGGGATATCTATTTGATCAAAAATCCGCTGGATCTAAAACCCGTCCAATTGACCAAAACGGTCTATTTTCAAAAACTGGAACAAAAATCAAAAGAAAAGAAAGCGGTCGCAAAAAGAGAACGAATTACAACGGATATTGACTCGGTGCAAAAACAGGTACGCGTGCCCAAATCCATCGATTATAGCAAGTATGTGTTTGCCGATCTGGAACGCCGGACGCGCGTAAAAAAAGTAAAAGTCAAATTGAAAGAAAAAGAATACAAGTTTGAAGACGGCCATTATAAAATTCACAATTATCGTGTAAAATTTAGCCCGGATATCGTACAGGGACAGGCTTACTACACCACGTTGTGGGGCTTTCAGGGATATACGGCCATTGCCTTTAGCGATGTGCTGGGCGATCATAAAGTATTTTTAGGCACCAATCTTGTGTTTGATTTGCGAAACAGTTACATCAATTTACAATATTTGTATTTGCCCAAAAGAACGGATTTTGGCGTTACGCTTTTTCATTATGCTAACACCTATTTTTCTGGATATTATGGGCTAATCCGCTATCGAAATTACGGCGCATGGTTTCTGGCATCCTATCCTTTTAGTAAATTTGCGCGAGTAGATATGTTCATTAACTGGTGGAACGCCTCGCTGGAATATTTTTATCTGGATGGTTCCACCACGCAGATCGTGCGCAGTATTTTACCGGGCATCCGCTATGTGTTCGACAATTCGGAATGGTATTACACCGACACCGGTCCCAGAGAAGGATTCAGGGGCGCTTTTAATTTTGTCGTCAGTCCTCATTACACCAAGAACAGTCCGGAGTTTGCCACGGTGCTGGTAGATATGCGGAAATATTTTAAATTAAGCGATAACTACAACATTGGTCTTCGCTTGAATACCGGCATGAGTCGTGGAAAGAATCCGCAGCAGTTTTTCCTTGGCGGAACCGAAAACTGGCTGAACCGTAAATTTAACGGCGATATTCGCCTGACCTCTGTGTATGATGTCTATTTTTCAGAGTTCATTACCCCGCTGCGCGGCGCCCGCTACTATGAAAAAACGGGCAACAATGTGGTGCTTTTTAACGGGGAGTTTCGCTTTCCTTTTATTCCGTATATGCAGTTAGGTTTTCCGCCAATGCGCTTTGGGAATATTAAAGGCGTGCTGTTTGCCGATATCGGCACGGCCTGGAACTCGGATCGTCAGGAAGGCTTCAGAGGCATTAAAAATGGTCGGCTTAAAGATATTGTAATGGGCTACGGCTTTGGTACGCGCTTCTTTTTGTCTTTCCTGGGATTTATTTTAAAATATGATATTGCCTGGCAATACGATTTAAAGAGTTCCAGTAAGCCGAAACACTATTTTTCAATTGGGGTGGATTTTTAAGCGATGATCCTGTTGTTAGAACGCATTGGGCAAAAGACACTGCGCCTTTTTACCGAAACGGGCGCGGTGTTTATCATGCTCTGGAAAACGTTTAAATATCTTTCTGAGCTGTGGAGAACCCGCTTCTTAATTTTAGAACAGATGATGCAGATTGGCGTGCGCTCTTTGCCGTTGGTGATTTTTGTGGGCGTTTTTGCCGGCGCGGTGGCTTCCATTCAAACGGCCTACCAGCTGGAAGGATACATCTCTTTTAATTATCTTGGCGCAGCGACCAGTATCGCTATTTTTAT
This sequence is a window from Caldithrix abyssi DSM 13497. Protein-coding genes within it:
- a CDS encoding peptidase MA family metallohydrolase, producing MQRMHLIILILLTALSMAFAQFGQNKVQYKNFKWYYIQSEHFDVYFYKGGYRLATYVANIAESSYVDLRQDFDYELSKRVMIIVYNSHNDFQQTNVIDQFLPEGVGGVTELYKNRVVLPFEGSYAQLQHVVHHELVHAVMNDMLYGGSLQSIISGQVVPVPTWFAEGLAEYFSIEWDTRADMIIRDATISGYLPPIEYLSYYLAYQGGQSLFRYIAEKYGQQKLSEILHKIKGSFRFDGAFKSALGIDLKELSEEWQKAMRKEYWPDIANRKEAGDFARQLTDHKKKKHYLNSSPTLSPRGDKMVYLSDRDGKQSIYLMDVLENKVVKRLIKGESSTNFEELKWLTPGMGWSPDSKKIVFAAKAGDRDALYIYDLEKDKFIQHKFDFDGIYSTSWSPNSDEIAFVGNMNGESDIYIFDLKDESIKKVTNDIFSDSYPEWSPDGRQIIFVSDRGNFVNPDSIPPDYDITQHNYRNTDIYIVDKNGGKIRRVTNTPFRESDPIFAPDGKTVFYVSDRNGIYNIYRHDLETDSSWAVSNLLTGAFQLSMDRDGKQLVFASFEEGGWDIYLIKNPLDLKPVQLTKTVYFQKLEQKSKEKKAVAKRERITTDIDSVQKQVRVPKSIDYSKYVFADLERRTRVKKVKVKLKEKEYKFEDGHYKIHNYRVKFSPDIVQGQAYYTTLWGFQGYTAIAFSDVLGDHKVFLGTNLVFDLRNSYINLQYLYLPKRTDFGVTLFHYANTYFSGYYGLIRYRNYGAWFLASYPFSKFARVDMFINWWNASLEYFYLDGSTTQIVRSILPGIRYVFDNSEWYYTDTGPREGFRGAFNFVVSPHYTKNSPEFATVLVDMRKYFKLSDNYNIGLRLNTGMSRGKNPQQFFLGGTENWLNRKFNGDIRLTSVYDVYFSEFITPLRGARYYEKTGNNVVLFNGEFRFPFIPYMQLGFPPMRFGNIKGVLFADIGTAWNSDRQEGFRGIKNGRLKDIVMGYGFGTRFFLSFLGFILKYDIAWQYDLKSSSKPKHYFSIGVDF